Within Campylobacter jejuni, the genomic segment GGGGGTATAATGAAAATTTACTTTATCAAGATCCCATTAAAGAGTTGCAAGCTATGTTAAACACTTACAACGACAAATACCTACTTTATCCTGTATTGTATTTTTATGGTTTTGGAAATGGAGTTTTATTTAAAGCTTTATTACAAAATAAAAATCATCAGCATATTGTTGTTTTTGAAAAAGATATAGAAATCATTTGGATCATGTTTCATATCTTAGATTTTTCAAATGAATTGCAAAGTGCAAGATTGATGATTTTGGAAAATGATAAATTACAAACTCAAGATTATAATGAACTTTGTTCTTTTAAACCTTTCTTTCAATTTTCTAGAATTTATTTTTTAGAATTAATGAGTCATTATTATGAAAGATTTCATGAAGATGTTTTGGAGTTAAATAAAAAGCTAGTACAGTATTTTAAAGATTCTATTATTTCTCATGGTAATGATTCAACAGATACTCTTCAAGGCATAGAACAATTTGTTTATAACTTACCTCAAATGATCACTCATCCTAGTTATAAAGAATTACTTTCTAAAAGAAAAAATTTAAGTGATACAGCTATTATTGTTTCTACAGGACCATCTCTTACTAAACAACTTCCTTTGTTAAAAAAATATGCTAATACAGCTACGATTTTTTGTGCAGATTCTTCTTATCCTATTTTAGCTAAACATGATATCAAGCCTGATTATGTACTTTCTTTAGAAAGGATTCCTTTAACTTCTGAATTTTTTAATAATGATTTTGGGGAATTTGATAGGGATGTTTTGTTTGTTTGTGTAAGTTGGGTCTATCCACAAACTATAAAATATCTTCAAAAAAATAATAGAAATTTCATGCTTATTTCAAGACCTTCTGATTTCATTAAAAATATTAATTTTCATCAATATGGCTATGTAGGCTATGGGCCAAGCGTTGCACATATGGCTTATGAATTTGCAACTCATCTAAACTATAAAAATATCATTTTCATAGGACAAGATTTAGCTTATGCTAAAGATGGATTTTCTCATACCAAAGATTATAGCAATCTTGATAAACATGAAGGACATTTTCAAAGAGATAAGGGAAAATTTCAATGTCTAGCCTATGGAGGCAACGGAAAGGTTGAAAGTTCAGGAATTTGGACTATGTTTAGATTCTCTTTGCAAAATACCATTTCAAGAAATATTATTTCAACCACCTACAACTGCACCGAAGGTGGAGCAAGGATAGAAGGAACTATAGAAAAACCT encodes:
- a CDS encoding motility associated factor glycosyltransferase family protein; the protein is MTFTPTQKELFNKNIEALGNILLKESLKEIKSSKFELILGKDNLDINLKDTSIKNNGGGYNENLLYQDPIKELQAMLNTYNDKYLLYPVLYFYGFGNGVLFKALLQNKNHQHIVVFEKDIEIIWIMFHILDFSNELQSARLMILENDKLQTQDYNELCSFKPFFQFSRIYFLELMSHYYERFHEDVLELNKKLVQYFKDSIISHGNDSTDTLQGIEQFVYNLPQMITHPSYKELLSKRKNLSDTAIIVSTGPSLTKQLPLLKKYANTATIFCADSSYPILAKHDIKPDYVLSLERIPLTSEFFNNDFGEFDRDVLFVCVSWVYPQTIKYLQKNNRNFMLISRPSDFIKNINFHQYGYVGYGPSVAHMAYEFATHLNYKNIIFIGQDLAYAKDGFSHTKDYSNLDKHEGHFQRDKGKFQCLAYGGNGKVESSGIWTMFRFSLQNTISRNIISTTYNCTEGGARIEGTIEKPFLWACENLLDKDLNKPFEKLEPLSLNKQNEFLLKAYYKVYQSIKHCRDFNKILSNDFENIQSIYLSLNEKEEDINLAIEKIDEFKNKLEDIKQMQDLYDILQSLFIQFELNLARIYVLNPKTKEDAFNKSILWIKEHLEFMELVYGHIKAQENALIKNILPLEEKLKERKLDKWMERVRR